The Paenibacillus sp. RUD330 genome has a segment encoding these proteins:
- a CDS encoding adenosylhomocysteinase encodes MTINAKEASIVADRSLAAEGRLKIDWVQAHMPVLNEIRAQFEKEQPFKGLKVSVCLHLEAKTAYLAEVVQAGGAEVTITGSNPLSTQDDVCAALVEAGITVFAKYNPGPQEFKDLMVRALESKPDLIIDDGGDFATILHSERPDLMENIRGGAEETTTGIIKLKALEKEGALKFPMVAVNDAYCKHLFDNRYGTGQSAWDGLIRTTNLVVSGKTVVVVGYGWCGKGVAMRAKGLGANVIVTEVDAIKAVEAYMDGFQVMPMIEAAKRGDMFITVTGNKAVINGEHYPVMKNGAILANAGHFDVEFSKPDLAALASEIRTVRKNIEEYKLEDGRSIYVLAEGRLVNLAAGDGHPAEIMDMTFALQAVSLKYVNDSYKELGAKVINVPYELDEGVARTKLSALGIGIDSLSEEQIKYLDSWSS; translated from the coding sequence ATGACAATCAACGCCAAAGAAGCCAGCATCGTGGCCGACAGATCGCTGGCAGCGGAAGGCCGTCTCAAGATCGACTGGGTTCAGGCCCATATGCCGGTATTGAACGAGATCCGTGCCCAGTTCGAGAAGGAGCAGCCTTTCAAAGGGCTGAAGGTATCGGTCTGCCTCCATCTGGAAGCCAAGACCGCCTATCTGGCGGAGGTGGTCCAGGCCGGAGGAGCCGAGGTGACCATAACGGGCAGCAACCCGCTGTCCACCCAGGACGATGTCTGCGCGGCGCTCGTGGAAGCGGGCATCACCGTGTTCGCCAAATACAACCCGGGTCCTCAGGAGTTCAAGGACTTGATGGTCCGGGCGCTCGAGAGCAAGCCCGACCTCATCATCGACGACGGCGGCGACTTCGCCACCATCCTGCATTCCGAGCGTCCCGATCTGATGGAGAACATCCGCGGCGGCGCGGAAGAGACGACGACGGGCATCATCAAGCTGAAGGCGCTGGAGAAGGAAGGCGCGCTGAAGTTCCCGATGGTGGCGGTCAACGACGCCTACTGCAAGCATCTGTTCGACAATCGCTACGGAACCGGCCAATCCGCATGGGACGGCCTCATCCGCACGACCAATCTGGTCGTATCCGGCAAGACGGTCGTCGTCGTCGGTTATGGCTGGTGCGGCAAGGGCGTGGCGATGCGGGCCAAGGGACTGGGCGCCAACGTCATCGTAACCGAGGTCGACGCGATCAAGGCGGTCGAAGCCTACATGGACGGATTCCAGGTCATGCCGATGATCGAGGCCGCCAAGCGGGGAGATATGTTCATCACCGTAACCGGCAACAAGGCCGTCATCAACGGAGAACACTATCCGGTCATGAAAAACGGCGCCATTCTGGCGAACGCGGGCCATTTCGACGTCGAGTTCAGCAAGCCCGACCTGGCCGCTCTCGCTTCCGAGATCCGCACGGTCCGCAAAAACATCGAAGAGTACAAGCTGGAAGACGGACGCAGCATCTATGTCCTCGCCGAAGGCCGCCTCGTCAACCTCGCCGCGGGCGACGGCCATCCGGCCGAGATCATGGACATGACCTTCGCGCTGCAGGCGGTCTCCCTCAAATACGTCAACGATTCCTACAAGGAGCTTGGAGCCAAGGTCATCAACGTTCCTTACGAGCTGGATGAAGGAGTGGCGAGAACGAAGCTGAGCGCGCTCGGCATCGGAATCGACTCGCTCTCCGAAGAGCAGATCAAATATTTGGACAGCTGGTCTTCCTGA
- a CDS encoding DUF3397 domain-containing protein: protein MSVFVWESLKTAYALLAMIPFIPFALIFFIARAVTGDRKRSLRLAMDITTALLIGCVAVLFNRIFSNSFGLYGILLVMLIGGGLLGNLQFRKRGQVDVRKIFRAIWRLGFFAMGIMYIVLMAAGIAQHMFQV from the coding sequence ATGTCCGTGTTCGTTTGGGAAAGCTTGAAAACAGCTTACGCACTGCTCGCGATGATACCTTTTATCCCCTTCGCGCTCATTTTCTTCATTGCCCGAGCCGTTACCGGAGACCGCAAGCGATCGCTGCGGCTGGCGATGGATATCACGACCGCGCTGCTGATCGGATGCGTCGCAGTGCTGTTCAACCGGATCTTCTCCAATTCGTTCGGCCTGTACGGCATTCTGCTCGTCATGCTCATCGGCGGCGGCCTGCTCGGCAACCTTCAGTTCCGCAAGCGCGGCCAGGTCGATGTCCGCAAAATATTCCGCGCGATTTGGCGGCTCGGTTTTTTCGCGATGGGAATCATGTACATCGTTCTCATGGCGGCCGGCATCGCCCAGCATATGTTCCAGGTGTAG
- the mraZ gene encoding division/cell wall cluster transcriptional repressor MraZ, translating into MFLGEHQHSLDDKGRLTIPSKFREALGSTFIATRGLDNCLFVYPQAEWSELEQKIRRLPLMKADARAFSRFFFSGAVELELDKQGRVNLPSHLTEYAKLQKDCMVLGVSSRVEIWSKPVWEGYYQQSEDTFNEIAEKLTDFDINF; encoded by the coding sequence ATGTTTCTGGGAGAACACCAGCACAGCTTGGACGACAAAGGCCGGCTCACGATTCCATCCAAGTTCCGCGAAGCTCTCGGCTCTACCTTTATCGCCACCCGAGGCCTGGACAACTGCTTGTTCGTATATCCCCAAGCCGAATGGAGCGAGCTCGAGCAGAAGATCCGCCGCTTGCCGCTGATGAAGGCGGATGCGCGGGCGTTCAGCAGGTTCTTCTTTTCCGGGGCCGTCGAATTGGAGCTCGACAAACAGGGAAGGGTAAATTTGCCCAGCCATCTGACGGAGTATGCCAAGCTGCAGAAGGATTGCATGGTGCTCGGCGTATCCAGCCGGGTGGAAATTTGGAGCAAGCCGGTGTGGGAAGGCTACTATCAGCAGTCCGAGGATACGTTCAACGAAATTGCGGAAAAATTGACCGATTTCGACATTAATTTCTGA
- the bshC gene encoding bacillithiol biosynthesis cysteine-adding enzyme BshC — MNMETICLPFGQPLADDYIGRKREALEPLLGYHAADEEHWKTRLRRLRNHEGLRADSRSVAAAVRNYQEPFGLSEQVRSNLDFLEQGSPVVVGGQQAVLWTGPLMIIHKAVTILQTAEWASRLLGETVVPVFWIAGEDHDWDEASQTFVPEAGGTATRKLSAPRPGTGRSSVSRTQLDPRTLGEALAQLEAALPDSPHKLALCAELRHGSESCRTLTELFASMLNALFGEKGLLLVDADDPGLRKLEGPMFSELVSRNAQLEQAFLAGTASVEELGYKPQADLAEGGANLFLFHEYGEAGSEERVLLHRRGDRFEDRKGLVSLPSRELASIAVREPERLSNNVFTRPLMQEFLFPVLSTVLGPGEIAYWAQTGAAFRELGMEMPILTPRLSFTLLEPAAAKTMETYRISFEDALGGIEAKKQQWLAGSGHHGISERFQEALLRMQDAYSPALAMAASVEKGLANLGENNWSRIAREIQYMEDKTKKALESREQTALDRMDALGTAVCPDGRPQERVLASVYYLNAYGRRWLDVLLEAPFEPCTGHRLVRL, encoded by the coding sequence ATGAATATGGAGACGATTTGCCTGCCTTTTGGCCAGCCGCTTGCCGATGATTACATCGGCCGCAAGCGCGAGGCGCTTGAGCCGCTGCTCGGCTATCATGCCGCAGATGAGGAACATTGGAAGACGCGGCTGCGCCGGCTCAGAAATCATGAAGGCTTGCGTGCCGACAGCCGAAGCGTGGCTGCCGCAGTGAGGAACTACCAAGAGCCGTTCGGACTCTCCGAACAGGTCCGCTCCAATCTGGACTTCCTGGAGCAAGGGTCGCCCGTCGTCGTCGGCGGCCAGCAGGCCGTACTGTGGACCGGCCCCTTGATGATCATACATAAGGCGGTGACGATCCTGCAGACCGCCGAATGGGCATCGCGCCTGCTCGGCGAGACCGTCGTGCCGGTGTTTTGGATCGCGGGAGAGGACCACGACTGGGACGAGGCCAGCCAGACTTTCGTGCCTGAGGCCGGAGGAACGGCGACCCGCAAGCTGTCCGCGCCAAGACCGGGCACCGGCCGCTCTTCCGTCAGCCGGACGCAGCTGGATCCACGGACGCTTGGGGAGGCTCTGGCGCAGCTCGAAGCGGCTCTGCCCGACAGCCCGCATAAGCTTGCGCTATGCGCAGAGCTGCGGCATGGCTCGGAGAGCTGCAGGACGCTGACGGAATTGTTCGCCTCGATGCTGAACGCCTTGTTCGGAGAGAAGGGCCTGCTCCTCGTCGATGCCGACGATCCGGGACTGCGCAAGCTGGAGGGGCCGATGTTCTCCGAGCTCGTATCGCGCAACGCCCAGCTCGAGCAGGCATTCCTTGCGGGCACAGCCAGTGTGGAGGAGCTTGGATACAAGCCGCAGGCCGACCTTGCGGAAGGAGGCGCCAACCTGTTCCTCTTCCATGAATATGGAGAAGCGGGCAGCGAAGAGCGGGTGCTCCTCCACCGCAGAGGCGACCGTTTCGAGGACCGCAAGGGACTCGTCTCTCTCCCTTCCCGGGAGCTGGCGTCGATCGCCGTGCGGGAGCCTGAGCGGCTGAGCAACAACGTATTCACGCGGCCTCTCATGCAGGAGTTTCTGTTCCCTGTCCTGTCGACGGTTTTGGGACCCGGAGAGATCGCCTATTGGGCTCAGACCGGGGCCGCATTCCGCGAACTCGGGATGGAGATGCCGATCCTGACGCCGCGGCTTTCCTTCACGCTGCTGGAGCCGGCGGCGGCCAAAACGATGGAAACGTACCGGATCTCCTTTGAAGACGCTCTCGGCGGAATCGAAGCCAAGAAGCAGCAGTGGCTCGCCGGCAGCGGCCATCACGGCATCAGCGAGCGCTTCCAGGAAGCGCTACTCCGCATGCAGGACGCCTACAGCCCTGCGCTGGCGATGGCCGCATCCGTGGAGAAGGGATTGGCGAATCTTGGCGAGAACAACTGGAGCCGAATCGCCCGCGAGATCCAGTACATGGAAGACAAGACCAAAAAAGCGCTGGAGAGCAGGGAGCAGACCGCTCTGGACCGGATGGACGCGCTCGGAACGGCAGTATGTCCGGATGGGCGTCCGCAGGAGCGGGTTCTGGCATCCGTGTATTATCTGAACGCATATGGCCGCAGATGGCTGGACGTTCTGCTCGAGGCTCCTTTCGAGCCCTGCACGGGACATAGGCTGGTACGCTTGTAA
- a CDS encoding 2-dehydropantoate 2-reductase, giving the protein MKITVIGAGSIGLLYAARLSLAGEDVRALVRTRRHAEALRESGILLKTQEGEFAVPIEAAALEDAGIGNGHAYGNGNAVEPGWFILSVKQTALDAPFLGRLALLAGPQDAMLCLQNGIGHMERLSQALPNVALYAGVTSEGAMREDARTVIHTGLGELHYGAANEAASDSRSQKLRGKWQQAADKAGIAAFLSNDMENRIYRKLLLNAVINPLTALYGIRNGELPTHPQAGKLMAALHEETAAILARAGLALDGSEPARLLEVCRLTAGNVSSMLADTRAGRRSEVDSINGAVASLAGTLGLDAPLNQAAAAMVKALEP; this is encoded by the coding sequence ATGAAAATAACGGTCATAGGAGCAGGCTCGATCGGACTTCTCTACGCCGCGCGCTTGTCGCTTGCGGGAGAGGATGTGCGCGCTCTCGTCCGCACGAGGCGGCATGCCGAGGCGCTGCGGGAGTCCGGGATCCTGCTCAAGACGCAGGAAGGGGAGTTCGCCGTTCCCATCGAAGCGGCGGCGCTGGAGGATGCCGGCATCGGAAACGGCCATGCGTACGGAAACGGGAATGCCGTGGAGCCCGGCTGGTTCATCCTCAGCGTCAAGCAGACGGCGCTTGACGCGCCGTTTCTTGGCCGGCTGGCCCTGCTTGCAGGCCCGCAGGACGCCATGCTGTGCCTGCAGAACGGCATCGGGCATATGGAGCGCTTGAGTCAGGCTCTTCCGAATGTCGCTCTCTATGCGGGCGTGACGAGCGAAGGAGCGATGAGGGAAGACGCCCGGACCGTAATCCATACCGGCCTCGGAGAGCTCCATTACGGCGCGGCGAACGAAGCGGCGTCTGACAGCCGTTCGCAGAAGCTGCGCGGGAAGTGGCAGCAGGCCGCGGACAAGGCAGGAATCGCCGCTTTTTTGTCGAACGATATGGAAAACCGCATTTACCGCAAGCTGCTGCTCAATGCTGTGATCAATCCGCTTACCGCGCTGTACGGGATCCGCAACGGAGAGCTTCCGACCCATCCGCAGGCCGGCAAGCTGATGGCAGCGCTGCATGAGGAGACGGCGGCCATCCTTGCCCGTGCCGGATTGGCGCTCGACGGCAGCGAGCCTGCACGGCTGCTGGAAGTATGCCGGCTCACGGCCGGCAACGTCTCCTCCATGCTGGCGGATACAAGGGCAGGCCGCAGAAGCGAGGTCGACAGCATCAACGGGGCGGTTGCTTCTCTGGCCGGAACGCTCGGTCTGGACGCTCCGCTGAACCAAGCCGCCGCAGCCATGGTAAAAGCGCTGGAACCGTAG